The Arctopsyche grandis isolate Sample6627 chromosome 10, ASM5162203v2, whole genome shotgun sequence genome window below encodes:
- the LOC143918376 gene encoding uncharacterized protein LOC143918376: METLPEEILIEIFQYFDVKYLHKIIANVSRRWKSLIQTPRLYNHFTLDDINDVQFLSQCPRSHCIKSIEIKYEVDLINSLFEQLSALCPRLSSLTVSKGNRLAERHIYRLMQCFPNLTHIDVFLLSYFQTQTFINAVKNVHSLVLNNHLDAITLRTIAESCKNLKAIHMYGHVQYYPLCHLHSLLASRYQILQRMSLRCCEVNNRTCELIVACRSLTHLRLYHCWLITDAGLVTLTSLKRMLSLHITGLKLVTQKGFNKFIVQLDMSILQDLNLSSTPFNNDSAKLLCSKSQFLNRLELWQCKRLTSDGVSYVICGLKGLLTLDLDMELSQEIVQLVVDKSNIKYLRLSKRDSLQVDIPVDRQLVMCDAFAYSRLCFRGNGEGYSANLIRYTLHKDCFSVEDDTTQKDVNKGKKRRLVRSYEIIHNN, from the coding sequence ATGGAAACGTTACCTGAggaaattttgatagaaatattccaatatttcgatgtaaaatatttacataaaatcatCGCGAACGTGTCTCGGCGATGGAAATCTTTAATTCAAACGCCTCGCTTATACAACCACTTCACATTGGACGACATAAATGACGTACAATTCCTGAGTCAATGTCCTCGAAGTCACTGCATCAAATCGATAGAGATCAAATACGAAGTCGATCTGATCAATTCCTTATTCGAACAGCTGTCTGCGCTCTGCCCTCGGCTCTCCTCACTCACCGTCAGCAAAGGCAATCGGCTAGCCGAGCGTCACATTTACAGACTGATGCAATGTTTTCCAAACCTCACACACATTGACGTATTCCTACTGAGCTACTTTCAAACGCAAACTTTCATCAACGCGGTGAAGAATGTACATTCGCTAGTTCTCAACAATCATCTGGACGCAATTACACTGAGAACCATAGCTGAATCATGTAAAAATCTAAAGGCTATACACATGTACGGACACGTGCAGTATTATCCGTTGTGTCACCTTCACAGCCTGCTAGCTTCCAGATATCAAATCTTGCAAAGGATGAGTTTGAGATGTTGCGAAGTCAACAACAGAACTTGCGAATTGATAGTCGCATGCCGATCTTTGACACATCTCCGTCTTTATCATTGTTGGTTGATCACCGACGCGGGACTCGTTACACTGACATCACTAAAACGGATGTTATCTCTTCACATAACCGGTCTCAAGCTGGTTACTCAAAAAGGCTTCAATAAATTCATCGTTCAATTGGACATGAGCATCTTGCAAGATTTGAATCTGAGCTCGACGCCTTTTAATAATGACTCGGCCAAGTTGCTATGCTCCAAAAGCCAATTTCTAAATCGACTAGAGTTGTGGCAATGTAAGAGATTGACAAGTGATGGAGTATCTTACGTAATTTGTGGACTTAAAGGACTCTTGACGCTGGATTTGGATATGGAGTTGTCGCAAGAGATTGTTCAGCTCGTGGTGgataaaagtaatataaaatatttgagacTTTCGAAGCGTGATAGTTTACAGGTCGACATTCCGGTCGATAGACAGTTGGTTATGTGCGATGCGTTCGCTTACAGTAGGTTGTGTTTTCGGGGGAACGGTGAAGGATATAGTGCGAATTTGATACGTTACACTTTGCACAAGGATTGCTTTAGTGTCGAAGATGATACGACGCAAAAAGATGTGAACAAAGGAAAGAAAAGAAGGTTAGTAAGAAGTTATGAAATTATTCATAATAACTAG